A single region of the Mercenaria mercenaria strain notata chromosome 6, MADL_Memer_1, whole genome shotgun sequence genome encodes:
- the LOC123550647 gene encoding uncharacterized protein LOC123550647 encodes MTIVNKFAADNLKCGILAGSKAEGVSCADDPDSDIDMMIVRKQFVCCDDLHKSDFGHDKVVLEMARDSTAPGYTRLKCKSSDRERIVKSHHMVHKLEGQMFVGHLLNEDHLSSRYEKDHFDIISGPAFSFVFSLSHTYFKTNFNFPVVPISVDSVESAISCICTGHLQKWKERMRFNSWPGQELIEEISQMNGHVVPVGYKGSEHYHLQWRICYTEAELKLIHSLNEVQLKLYVLLKMVAKKILKPICSEISSYIMKNLLFWFAERSPAYRFKNENLMGLLFLSLRSLQHCIHKKRLSNYMIPDRNLFAGRFDDDTKTRLVEELHKLIYVQGLSFYLHYEGFEQLSSAIAKAKSALLQKDLKPNSIETTILSTYTRNFLQKAVQYADTGDVEFLTTVLNELTEEQIERNICDIQMLVCYK; translated from the coding sequence aTGACAATAGTGAATAAATTTGCGGCGGATAATTTAAAATGCGGAATACTAGCAGGAAGCAAGGCTGAGGGCGTATCCTGTGCTGATGATCCAGACAGTGATATTGATATGATGATAGTGAGGAAACAATTCGTTTGCTGTGATGATTTACATAAATCTGACTTTGGTCACGATAAGGTGGTGCTTGAAATGGCGAGGGACAGTACTGCTCCTGGTTATACCAGGTTGAAGTGTAAGAGCTCGGACAGGGAGAGGATTGTTAAATCCCATCATATGGTCCATAAGCTCGAAGGTCAAATGTTTGTTGGTCATCTACTTAATGAGGATCACCTATCAAGCAGATATGAAAAAGATCACTTTGACATTATCTCTGGACCggcattttcatttgtattttctttatCTCATAcctattttaaaacaaacttcaattttcctGTAGTACCCATATCAGTGGATAGTGTAGAATCAGCAATTTCTTGCATCTGCACCGGACATCTACAGAAGTGGAAAGAACGAATGAGGTTTAACAGCTGGCCTGGCCAGGAGTTAATTGAGGAAATTTCTCAGATGAATGGACATGTAGTGCCAGTAGGCTATAAGGGAAGTGAGCATTATCATCTACAGTGGAGAATCTGTTACACTGAAGCCGAATTAAAATTGATACATTCACTGAATGAAGTACAGCTGAAACTCTACGTTCTCCTTAAAATGGTAgcaaagaaaatattgaaacCTATTTGTTCAGAAATATCATCGTACATTATGAAAAATTTGTTATTCTGGTTTGCTGAAAGAAGCCCGGCATACAGATTTAAGAACGAAAATTTGATGGGtttattatttttgtcattaaGGTCTTTGCAACATTGTATACACAAGAAACGCTTGTCAAACTACATGATACCAGACAGGAATCTATTTGCTGGGCGATTTGATGATGACACTAAGACACGTCTGGTAGAAGAACTTCATAAGCTGATATATGTACAAGGGCTATCATTTTACCTACATTATGAAGGCTTTGAACAACTCAGTTCTGCAATTGCCAAAGCCAAGTCAGCTCTTTTGCAGAAAGACTTGAAACCAAACTCTATCGAAACCACAATTTTGTCTACATATACTCGTAACTTTCTGCAGAAAGCAGTTCAATATGCAGACACAGGTGATGTAGAATTTCTGACCACTGTCTTGAATGAACTAACCGAAGAACAAATAGAGCGTAATATCTGTGACATACAAATGTTAGTCTGCTACAAATAG